A genomic stretch from Chitinophagaceae bacterium includes:
- a CDS encoding sigma-70 family RNA polymerase sigma factor, whose protein sequence is MTQPDDKELLLQFREPATKERAYTRIIKKYQEKLYWHVRRLVVDHEDANDVLQNMFIKVWNGLENFREDSQLYTWLYRIATNESLTFLEQKKKRSVVSMDDSEGGLSNSIKADKHFDANRLEWKLQLAIQQLPEKQRAVFNLRYYDEMPYTEMSKVLETSEGALKASYHHAVKKIEDFILNG, encoded by the coding sequence ATGACCCAACCAGACGATAAGGAATTATTGCTGCAATTCCGTGAACCTGCCACAAAAGAGCGGGCTTATACCCGTATCATTAAGAAATACCAGGAAAAATTATACTGGCATGTCCGCCGCCTCGTAGTAGATCATGAAGATGCTAATGATGTGCTCCAGAACATGTTCATCAAAGTATGGAACGGGCTGGAGAACTTCAGGGAAGACAGCCAGCTTTATACTTGGCTTTACCGCATTGCCACCAACGAAAGCCTCACTTTTCTTGAACAGAAGAAAAAAAGGTCGGTTGTTTCAATGGATGATTCTGAAGGCGGTTTGAGCAACTCCATTAAGGCTGATAAGCATTTTGATGCCAACAGGTTGGAGTGGAAACTACAATTAGCCATTCAGCAATTGCCTGAAAAACAGCGGGCTGTGTTCAACCTGAGGTATTATGATGAAATGCCCTATACAGAAATGAGCAAGGTGCTGGAAACCAGTGAGGGCGCTTTAAAAGCCAGTTATCATCACGCAGTGAAAAAAATTGAAGATTTTATACTCAACGGTTAA